The DNA window tcatgacCCAAATGTCGAAATTCCAGCCATCCTTGCAGCCATGCAGTGAAAGAAAACCACCCAACTCCTCCACTTCCATGGGATGGTTGGTCTCTCCTTGGCGGAAGCTTTTAGGCATAGAAAATTCCCTGAACTTCTCATCCCCAAAATCAAACGAAATCGGTACACTTGAGTGACGGATTGGGCCACTCGCCATCCAATGAAGAGCTCCATTGACTAATGCATGCAAATTTGGGTCATTTATCCTATACCCAGTTTTTCCAATTGATCTCCAAGAAGAATCCTTACCAAGAGTATACACATAGACACCATCACAAAGAACAGAGTGTTCAACCTCGTAATATAAAATAATGATCACCTTGTATTCATCGGTTCTAGGACTGTAACCGAACCCAAAAACAGTAGTGTCCAAACTACTAATATATTTTGGGTAAGGCAAGCTCTTGTATTCTTTGGTAACTGGGTTTAACAAATGTACAGTAATAGAATAAGGACAAGAAAAACAGAGTAACCCATTACATGAACCTGCAATCTTCAAGGACTTCAAGGACCAATTTTTAAAAGGTAAAACAATTTCTTTCTGCGGTTTAATCTTCCTCTGGCCAGGAGTTGTGATGCACTTAACTACACATGCCTCAAGGTCTATAGAGTAGACTGTGGCATTCGAAATACGGATGAGTTTGGGAATTTTATTGACTTGGGTTGAATGATTGAGTTGCAATTTGATGAAATGAGGATTGGTAACTAAATTGCACCAATGTTTGCATACGCACCTGAATCTCATGAGGTACTTCACTGGTAGTCTTGAGAGGATATTGTTCTCGATATCGCTAGGGAGAGCAGACCAGTCTATCGTCCTACACGGCTGCATTTCTTGCACtgtcttcattttctttcttttattcattttcttatCGATTTGCTCCACACGTGAGAGACACAGAAGCAggagaaggagatgaagaagtaAAAGTTGCACAGTAGCAGAGACGAGATCGAAAATCAAAGCTCGAAAGCCAAAGGAAGGAGCGGTAGGTTTGATATCGAGTAACTTGAACGCTTCTTAgacacccttttttttatttatttattgttattatagaaaataaagaataaatatAAAGCTAAGAAGGAAATTATCAACATTATCCCATAAAACAGTTCTATTTCTTGATATTCTAACGTGATtagacaagattttttttttgggtaaaaaataaTGTACTGATTTGCATGTGTCGGGGTATACGGCAGATGAAATACACGGTTCCATCAACCACGGAATGGAATTTGATCAGACTGTTGTACACTGCGTGCTTACATGAATAGGGTCTTTTGACTAAGAAATCCACAACACTGTTGATTTCCCCAATGATAAACCtgaaagtaaagaaaataaaatattggatCGAGAGATGAATATTAAGATAATCAATTGTAATGGGAGAGGAATAATTTCTGTTGAATCAAGCAGGCAAGGTAAGACATCATTTCCTTGTTATCGGATTCAACATTGAGGAACTCAGCACTGAGTGAGATCCCTTCCAGAGGACCACTGCTGATGACAACAACTTCCCCTACTAAAATGTTTGTGAAAGCTAAAAGTTCTGATTAAGCTAGCAATGTTCCTCATGGTGCCGACTCATGACTCCAATGCCTCCTCTATTAGGTTACAACACTATTCCATAGTAAAATCTAATGGATCACTATGAAATGTATCAACTATAAGAAAGGTAGTTGCCACCTTCATTGATATTTTTAGATAGATGACagaacaaaaaattataataaatattCGTAAGCAATGATAACTTAACAATTAGGGATGCAATATTCGGGGGAAAAATAGATGTAATCAGAGATATATTCCAAGACCTTTTAACCAATAAACTTACTTACCTTTTCAACCAAAGGAATAGGATTCATAAAGTTacatataggggtgtcaaaaaagcccgaTCAACCCGAAACAATCCTAACCCGCCTTAAGCCCGAACacggcttgggctgagatttcagcccatagggtgggttagggttgagatttttagGCCCGAGGCAGGACCCAATCatgtttattaagtatataatcatataaatatgctaataattattaatgggtacttatagaaaaaagtCTTTCGCTTTTCACAATTTACACATATacaaaaactttggtctttggcctctgcaatgcatcaagatcaagcaaccaagtaattGATGGTATCAAGTTGGACTGGATTGGGTTAAACTCGACCCAATTAAGGTTTATcaaggttggattgggttggattggacTAAACCCCACAGGATTGGGCCTGGactgagatatcccagcccgaccttgggctgggctgggctgggcttggaTTGAATTctaaaacctagcccaacccggcccattgacaTCCCTAGTTACATAAATAAACATGAGGCCACCTTGGGATCTAGGGTTCCTTCCGAAGGTTAATGGATGAACCATTTCCTACCTTCTAGCAGACCATCGATCTTTCTCATTTTGGGAATGACGTGTGTAATAAATACTCATTACGATGATGAAACGAACACGGATACTTACGACATCTTTCTCAATTTGGGAATCATTTAAAAACCCTTTATCtcaaattagaaataaaataaaaaatcgaaaCTATTTACAAATCTGGAAGCCAAAAtcgtaaacaaaaaaaaaaccatttaataaaattactcttaaaaaaaattgaattgaaccgAAATTAACCATTTAACCAAAACCACACCATTAAACACCCTTATATTGTGTGTTAGTAAAAACCAATTCCTTCCTTAACAAATACAAACTCCTCAATGGGTCGTTGATTGTTGATGCAACTTCGATCTGAACTCCTACAGCTGCAACAGTTACAACGTAAGTTCAGGAATAACAACAAAATGGATTAGTCAGCAATAATACTTTTCCAAAATTCAGGCACAATAAAACGCGGAGGATAGATaacaaaaattgaataaaaatcaataaaatcagATCGAATGCAaaacgattttgattttggCTGATTCCTATCTGATTCGATTTTAATGTGCACCTTGTCCAAatataaattaaacaaaaaccaaactgattgacacccttacaatATACTCGCGTTCTCCCATTAGGCCATTACAGATCAAATTAAGGATTGAAATCATTTcattctgttaagtttgtctcgaattcttgacccattttgaagattgacccgattcgacatattttggtggcgacctgaatggaaatttttctgagatctgttatggaagcagaggggttgggccgataggcccaagcccggagcccatcactaatctcgtatgggggtgcgggggcgtaggtATGGTTCAACCGGATctaccgtgacccgatgggtcgacccacgattttggagtatatataatgtactgttgcttgttgagaaagtcattgtattctagggttttcacgcagctagggtttcagggcgagttttttcctcgccgctgttagggtgtaatctctcttctgcataatgaattatcttcttcttcacccgaggacgtagcacaccaccttggtgtgtgaacctcgttaaatctctgtgtcgtacggatccattgtctctttattattcgtgttacTTGGCGTTTGATCTAACACATCCTCAAACTAATAAGTCAGCTTTTCTTCACAAAGTTCTCCCTATTCACATATTTGACATACTAATGCAAGTCACGAATTCCAGAAAAGTCTGGGCAGAAATTCATGAGAGCCACCTCATCTGTCATTTTTCTCAAAAACTTACAAGTTATACCCAAATGCAGAGGTAACTCATTACAAAACCtaaaaaccaaaacaagaagaagataaacTAGACAAAAGAATTGATTAATTGGAAGACATTTGGTTACAATGGCTAACACTGTTCTGGGGATTCATGAAGTTTAGGAACCCTATAGTCTAACAGAGCCATTTGCTAAAAAATCACCCCCAAAGTCAATCCTTGTTTCTTGTCCAGAAATTTCTTGGCCAACTGAACCTTTCATCTCTCCTTTCTTCATCGTTCAATACATGTATGGCTTCTCCtttcaattcatggaaattTAATCAACAAAAGGAAAGTGGCAGTACAGTCACAAGGAGAACAGAGATGTAACTTGATCACAGTCCCATAAATGACTTGTTTGCATTAAAGCACTCAAACATGAAGCTGATAACATCACACCTTCATCCAATGTACGTTTAAAAGATTGTGTAAAATACTAATGCTTGGACTGATACATAACGCAGCGATGGATCCATTCTATCAAGAACACACAACCTTTTCAGAGAACTAACAGAGGCCTCATTGGAGTATCACTATTTAATCGAACAATGTACTCTTAAATACTAGGCTTTCGATGTTTTCAGTGATATTTAGCAATGGAGCTGTCCACTGCCAATAACACCAAGAACATCCGGAACACTTAATAGAGTTTCATGCTCTGTTACATATGTAAGGCAGAATGTAGTGATCATCTGGCAATGGAGCTGTCCACTGCCGATAACGCCAAgaatgtagaaacgcaaccctaaaacgatgcagaagataatggaaaaacaaaacaaacaaacaatgcccatggattttacgaggttcggcaaggttgcctacgtccccggtgagatgagatcctgcttcactatcaatggagaatagggttacagcgctcgtcctcacacctctcagtattgcttgcattacagagaaagaaatcctcgctacaaatatatagcgaaaaaaccctaatccggattaaactacaattgccaccctaatccggattaaactacaattgccctcagtTACATATGTAAGGCAGAATATAGTGATCACTTTTGATGCTCAGTTATCAATTAGGAAGGCAAACGAAGGTGATTTACATTCTACAAACCTATAACTAACTCATCCAAATAGAAAACAAGTAATTCTTCATGCATGTGTAGATAGGGAAGTACACCATATACCGTGAATAACTTCTACTGATTAGTTGGGACAAGGGACTCAGAAAATACCTTGAAGGACACCTGGGTGTTCTGGTCTTTGTCTCCTTTTCTATGAACTCATTCTAAGAAATCAGAAATTCAAGAAACAAATATGAAACCCAATTGAGATGTCTCAGAACAATGGTATGAACATAATAAAACTGGCCCGTTGCGTCACAACTGAATCTATTCAAACAATTCTACAGTCAATCAAGCCCTAATTCAAGCTCaactcaaatcaaaatcaaactactGTAATAACTTGAATGAGTTCCATATGAAGTACAATATGTAAATTTGTTCATTGAAaccttttataaattaattccCCCTACAGTAAAACAAAATTGTAGACACCCTCATATATTCCTTTTAAATGTTCAAATTGTAACCACCTCAAACTTCAAAGAATTGGCAGAACATCCTTTTGCTTTCAACGACTTTGCCGGGGCAATTTGGTTTGGCCAAGAACTCTCAAGGGATCAATAATGTTTCATTTGTTTCATGAATGCAAGGAACACACTCCATTAAACAGATGAGCAAATTGTAGGAATCAGTACCTCTCACTTGCCACTATTTGTTAAGAAAGAATTAACATATCTTCAGAATATGCAGCTGTGAAATAAAAATGTGTTGAGACACATATTAAAACACAGCAAGGCCCAAAAAGTGGGGGCTACATTAATTAAACAATGATGCTTCTATTAGCCGACCCACTAGATTCGTATCCAATGGAATGGATCATGTAGCCGATCACTCACATGAGCAGAGCATTACATAGATTACAGTTGTACCAGTTCTTACAATTAGCATTAGTTCAATCA is part of the Macadamia integrifolia cultivar HAES 741 chromosome 9, SCU_Mint_v3, whole genome shotgun sequence genome and encodes:
- the LOC122089947 gene encoding F-box/kelch-repeat protein At3g23880-like, coding for MNKRKKMKTVQEMQPCRTIDWSALPSDIENNILSRLPVKYLMRFRCVCKHWCNLVTNPHFIKLQLNHSTQVNKIPKLIRISNATVYSIDLEACVVKCITTPGQRKIKPQKEIVLPFKNWSLKSLKIAGSCNGLLCFSCPYSITVHLLNPVTKEYKSLPYPKYISSLDTTVFGFGYSPRTDEYKVIIILYYEVEHSVLCDGVYVYTLGKDSSWRSIGKTGYRINDPNLHALVNGALHWMASGPIRHSSVPISFDFGDEKFREFSMPKSFRQGETNHPMEVEELGGFLSLHGCKDGWNFDIWVMKDYGDETTWTKMFSVAQILNVVPEPFKPLYILKKGEVLFCECEHGFFILDVVKKATHRHRFRLPPWNFRREMYFESLVSLRALGGMDGGNE